The following proteins are co-located in the Pseudomonas synxantha genome:
- a CDS encoding OmpW/AlkL family protein, with the protein MNKSLLGASLFALALVAPVAHAHQAGDILVRAGAITVNPDADSGKVKVDQGPLAGTNLGGKATMSSDTQLGLNFAYMITDHVGIELLAATPFEHDVKLKNTALGAANGKLGSLKHLPPTLSVVYYPLDNKSAFQPYVGAGINYTWIYDEHVGGRAEQAGFSNFKAENSWGWAAQIGADYMINDKWMINAQARYIDISTKATVDNNALGQGTRAKVNVDVDPMVYMVGIGYKF; encoded by the coding sequence ATGAACAAGTCTCTGCTCGGCGCGTCCCTCTTCGCGCTCGCCCTCGTCGCACCGGTCGCACACGCTCACCAAGCGGGCGATATCCTGGTGCGTGCCGGTGCAATCACCGTGAACCCGGACGCCGACAGCGGCAAAGTCAAGGTTGACCAGGGCCCACTGGCCGGCACCAACCTGGGCGGCAAGGCGACCATGAGCAGCGACACCCAGTTGGGCTTGAACTTCGCCTACATGATCACCGACCACGTGGGTATCGAACTGCTGGCCGCCACGCCGTTCGAGCATGACGTGAAACTCAAGAACACCGCCCTGGGCGCCGCCAACGGCAAGCTCGGCTCGCTCAAACACCTGCCGCCGACCCTGAGCGTCGTGTACTACCCGCTGGACAACAAGTCGGCGTTCCAGCCCTACGTGGGTGCCGGTATCAACTACACCTGGATCTACGACGAACACGTTGGCGGTCGTGCCGAACAAGCCGGTTTCAGCAACTTCAAGGCCGAAAACTCCTGGGGCTGGGCCGCACAGATCGGCGCCGACTACATGATCAACGACAAATGGATGATCAACGCCCAGGCGCGCTACATCGACATCAGCACCAAGGCGACTGTGGATAACAATGCGCTGGGCCAGGGCACTCGCGCCAAGGTCAATGTGGACGTGGACCCAATGGTTTACATGGTGGGTATCGGCTACAAGTTCTAA
- a CDS encoding sugar nucleotide-binding protein, which produces MRMRLMLLGGGNALGQALIRLGAEEDIGFLAPKPPQDGWDAASLTQLLDDTRPDALINLAYYFDWFQAEAVSETRLAGQEFAIERLAELCQHHSITLLQPSSYRVFDGSRATAYSEKDEPVPLGLRGQALWRIEQSVRATCPQHVLLRFGWLLDDSVDGTLGRFLARAEKPDELLMADDRRGNPTPVDDAARVIISVLKQLDCAAPLWGTYHYAGHEATTPLALGQAILTEARNFHALAIESPTAQAHAARPDAAEEPQHAVLACKKILHTFGIKPRAWRAGLPALLDRFYRHS; this is translated from the coding sequence ATGCGAATGCGCCTTATGTTACTGGGCGGCGGGAATGCCCTCGGGCAGGCGCTGATTCGCCTCGGTGCAGAGGAAGACATCGGTTTCCTCGCACCCAAACCGCCCCAAGACGGCTGGGATGCCGCAAGCCTCACCCAATTGCTCGACGACACCCGTCCCGATGCGTTGATCAACCTCGCCTACTATTTCGACTGGTTCCAGGCCGAAGCCGTAAGCGAAACCCGCCTGGCCGGCCAGGAATTCGCCATCGAGCGCCTGGCCGAACTGTGTCAGCACCACAGCATCACCCTGCTGCAACCGTCCAGCTATCGTGTGTTCGATGGCTCTCGCGCCACCGCCTACAGCGAAAAAGACGAGCCGGTGCCCCTGGGCCTGCGCGGCCAGGCGTTGTGGCGTATCGAACAAAGCGTGCGCGCCACTTGCCCACAGCATGTGCTGTTGCGCTTTGGCTGGTTGCTGGATGACAGCGTTGACGGCACTCTCGGGCGTTTCCTGGCCCGGGCCGAGAAACCCGATGAGTTACTGATGGCGGACGACCGTCGCGGCAACCCGACGCCGGTGGACGATGCCGCACGGGTGATCATCTCGGTGCTCAAGCAACTCGATTGCGCGGCGCCGTTGTGGGGCACCTACCACTATGCCGGGCATGAAGCGACCACGCCATTGGCCCTGGGCCAGGCGATCCTGACCGAGGCGCGCAACTTCCACGCGCTGGCCATTGAATCCCCCACCGCCCAGGCCCACGCGGCGCGGCCGGATGCCGCAGAAGAACCGCAGCACGCGGTGTTGGCATGCAAGAAGATCCTCCACACCTTCGGCATCAAGCCCAGGGCGTGGCGGGCAGGGTTGCCGGCGTTGCTGGACCGCTTCTATCGCCATAGCTGA